The region TGGAAAAAATTATAGAAAGCAATAATGAAAAAAATTAGTTGTAATTTAAATATACTTGTGCTATAATACACAACGTATGGTATAAGGGACGGTCCTCTGTTCGTGAAACAAGAACGTCTAGGGAGAAGGGAGGTATAGACATGGATATCATTAAAATGATTGAAGATGAACAACTTAAAAAAGACATTCCTGCTTTTAATGTGGGAGATACAATTAAAGTTCATTACAGAGTAAAAGAGGGAACTCGTGAAAGAATTCAAATATTTGAGGGAACTGTTATAAAGAGACAAGGCGGAGGAGCAAGAGAAACTTTTACTGTAAGAAGAATTTCTTATGGTGTTGGAGTTGAAAGAACATTTCCTCTACATTCTCCAAGGATTGAAAAGATCGAAATTACTAGAAAAGGTAAGGTAAGAAGATCTAAATTGTATTACTTAAGAGGTAGACAAGGTAAGGCAGCTAAAGTTAAAGAGAAAACAAACTATTAATGTATTGGGACTATTTAGTCCCAATATTTGTTTATTGTCTATAGGTATTAAATTTATCAATAGTAAGGCTTTACAGTATACGCCTTTTTTATTAGGATGGTGATTAAATGAATATAAATTGGTATCCAGGTCATATGAAAAAAACTAAAGAAGCTATAAAGAAAAGTCTACCTTTGATAGATATTATATATGAGCTACTAGATGCAAGAATACCTATTAGTAGTAAAAATCCAGATATAGATTCTTTAGTTGGAAATAAACCTAGAATTATCATATTAAATAAATCTGATTTAAGTAATCCAGATAATAATTTTAAATGGCAAAAGAAGTTATCTGAAAGTGGAACACCATCTATATTAGTTAACTCATTAGATAATACTGGAATAAATGATTTGATTCGTATATCTAATGTGCTTATGAAAGAAAAAAGAGATAAGCTAGAAAAGAAGGGTATAAAGAATAAAGCTATTAGAGTGATGATAGTTGGTATACCAAATGTAGGAAAATCTACTTTAATAAATAGTTTATCTGGTAGAAAAGGAGCTAAAACAGGAAATAGACCTGGAGTTACCAAAGGCAATCAATGGATTAAGTTAAAAGGTAACTTAGAATTATTAGATACGCCAGGAATATTATGGCCCAAATTTGAAGACAAGGAAATTGGTCTTAACTTGGCTTTTACAGGAGCTATAAAAGATGAGCTACTAGATATAGAAACTTTAGCATACAGATTAATTGAAAAACTTGTAACTATATGCCCATTTTTATTAGAAGAAAGATATAATATAACTATATCAGGCAAATCGACAATAGAGGTATTTGAAGAAATCGGGAAAAAGCGAGGCTGTATATTAAAAGGTGGAGAAATTGATTTTGATAAAACAAGTAATATTATTATAGATGATTTTAGAAAAGGCAGAATTGGTAGAATAACATTAGAGTTGCCATAAATATGGAGGAGTTCATGTGCTAGAATTAGAAAAAGCTTTATGGGAAGAAGGTTATAATTATATAGCTTGTATAGATGAAGTAGGACGAGGATGCTTAGCTGGAGATGTTGTTGCTTGTGCTGTAATAATGCCAAAGGAAATTTTGATTGAAGGTGTTAATGATTCAAAAAAGCTAACAGCTAAAAAGCGAGAAAAGTTATATGGAAAGATACTAGAAACAGCAATAGCAGTTGGAATTGGACAAGTAGATCCAGATACTATTGATAAAATTAATATAAAAGAGAGTACTAGACTTGCAATGAAGAAGGCAATACTTAATTTAAAGGATAAACAAGGCAATCAAATACTACCAGATTATCTTTTAATAGATGCAGAAGAAGTTTATATTGATATACCTCAGTCAAGTATTATAAAAGGTGATGAAAAATCACATGGTATTGCGTGTGCCTCCATTGTTGCTAAGGTATATAGGGATAGCAAATGTCAAATATGGGGACAAGAATATAATGGGTATGCAATTGAAAAAAACAAAGGATATGGAACAAAAGAACATAGAGAAGCTCTAAAGGAAATAGGTCCTTGCCCTATACATAGATTAAGCTTTTTAAAAAAGATTATTTAGGGTGTAATGTATGAGAATAGATGATTTTACTTTAAAAGAAATTTTAACATTAGAGTTAGATGGCTCTCCTTTGAAAGAAGGAAGTATTATAGATGGAGAAATAATAGAGATATTTGAAGATTCTATATTACTTGATATAGAAAACTTAGGATTAATTGAAGGTAAAATAGAAATACCCATTGATAATTTAGAAGGAAAGAATTTAAAATTTCTAGTAAAATCCAATGATGAAAACTCTATTAAACTTGTACCATTAATAGAAGAACAGCCAAAGACTCAGATTGTAAATCAAGAAGAAAAAGACTTCATACTCGTAAATGCAGAGGAAGATACATCAGCTAAAACCCATATTATTAAAAATATTTTAAAAGAGCACAATATTGTAGAAAATAAAACTACAGTTGAAATGATAGAAACACTGTTTAAGTACAATATTCCTATAAACAAAGAAAACTTAGAGAAAAGCATTAGAGTATTGGATAAAATAGATTATATTTGCAGTAAGACCTCAGAGGAGAAAGTTATACTCTTAAACAATGAATCAGATCCTGTAAAATCTCAGATAATGGATTTTGTTTTAGTAGATAATAGTGAGTACCCTGAAAAAAAGAATTTGGATTTTATATATGATGAAATAAAACCTATGATATCTGATGGAGAAGTTGATAGTAAACTTATAAAGACTGTTATATTTTTATTAAAAAACAACATAAAAATCTCAGTAAACAATCTAAAAAATATATTTAGGCTTATGGACAATGAGGAAATAATTTCAAAAGAATTAATAGATAAATTAAATGATCATTCAGATAAGTCTAATACAAATGAGAAAAAAGTAGATAGTAATAGTAAGGTAAATATTACTTTTACAGAAAAAGATATTGTTTCTTTAAGAGAATACAATGACGATGTAAAAAAGAAATTAGAATTAATAAAAGATTTTTCAACAAATGAAAAAACAGATGGTAGCAAAGATATAAAAGAAACAATAAAAGAACTAGGGAATAGAATTGATTTTTTAAATGATATGAACAAAGAGTTGAATTTCATGTATATACCTTTGACTATAAAAGATGGAGAAACAGATGGTTCTATTTCTTTTTTAAAAAAGAAAAGACATTCAAAGGGAAAATCAGAGAAATTAAATGTTTTTATTAATTTAAACATGAAATATTTAGGCAATGTTAAAATAATGTGTGAGGCTTTTGATGATTTAGTTAATATTAATTTTAATTTAGATGAGAAACATATATCTTTTATCAAATCTTATGAAAAAAAATTATATAATCTAATTGAAGAAAAGGGTTATAAATTAAATGCACTAAACTATATAACAGATAATAAGACAAGCCTTTTAGATACACTTATAGACAATCATAAACCTTATTATTATTTAGACGTGCGGGTGTAGATTATGAAAAATGATAAGAATAAAAAAGCTGTTGCCTTAAAATATAACAAAGACGATTCATCTCCATTTGTGGTAGCCAAGGGAAAAGGATATATAGCTGAAAAAATCATTGAAAAGGGTAAAGAAGAAAAAGTCCATATATATGAGGATGAAAATATAATCGACAATTTGATGCAATTGGATTTAGGAGAGGAAATTCCACCTGAATTATATGATGTTGTAGCAGAGATAATTGCATATGTTTATTATTTAGATAAGAAATTAGGTGATATAAATGGGTAGGGGTAATTTGGAAAAGGGATTTAAAGGCGAAGACATAGCTTGTGAATACATAATAGAAAATGGGTATCAGGTATTAGAAAGAAATTTTAGATTGAAAACCGGTGAAATAGATATTATAGCAATGAAAGAAAATTTATTAGTTATAATAGAAGTTAAAACAAGAACTAATATTAATTATGGATATCCTTATGAGGCTGTAAATAAGCGAAAGCAAGATAAAATAATAAAAACAGCGCTATATTATGTTAAACTTCATGGTTTAAAAAACATTCAATTAAGATTTGATATTATTGAGATTTATCTGGGCAAGGAAAACAAGATAAATCATTATGAAAATGCCTTTATGTAAATATGTATACATGCTTTGAATATATTGAATATTTAAATAAATCTGCAAAGGAGTAGACTATGTATTCGAAAGTTAAAACTTGTGTTCTTCAGGGGTTAAGTGGTTTTATAGTAGAAGTTGAAACTGATATTTCAAGAGGTTTACCAAATTTTAACATAGTTGGATTACCAGATACTGCTATAAAGGAATCAAAAGAAAGAGTTAGGACTGCTATTAAAAACAGTCAATATGAATTTCCGTTAAATAGAATTACTGTCAATTTAGCTCCAGCAAATCTAAAAAAAGAGGGGTCTCAGATAGATTTATCTATTGCAATAGGACTTCTGTCTGCTATGGGAATTATAATGTATGAGGATTTTAGTAATATTTCTTTTTTAGGTGAACTATCATTGGACGGAAAGATAAATAAAATCGAGGGAGCCCTTCCTATGGTTATATCTCTTAGGGAGCTAGGCATAAGAAAAGTTGTATTGCCCTATGACAATAGAAATGAATGTGGAGCTATAGATGATGTAGAGATAGTTCCTGTAAAAGATTTAAAGGAATTGGTGTACTATTTGAATGGGGAAATTGAAATAGATTTTCAATATAAAAAGAATAAAAATATCTTTCCTTATAAAGAGGATTATGAAGAAGATTTTAGTGATATAAAGGGACAGGATGGATTGAAAAGAGCATTAGAAGTAGCAGCTGCTGGATCGCATAATATTTTGATTATAGGGCCTCCTGGCTCAGGTAAGACAATGGCAGCAAGAAGATTACCATCAATACTTCCTGACCTAACTTTTGAAGAGTCAGTTGAAATTACTAAGATATATAGTGTTGCAGGGCTTTTAAATAATGATTATTTAGTAAGTCAAAGACCTTTCAGAGCTCCTCATCACACTGCGTCAGCATCTTCCTTAATAGGTGGTGGAAGGATACCTAAGCCTGGAGAAGTATCTCTAGCTCATCATGGAGTTCTTTTTCTTGATGAGTTGCCAGAATTTCAAAGAAAAGTATTAGAGGTACTTAGGCAACCGTTAGAGGATGGATTTGTGACTATCTCTAGAGTTAGTGCTACATTAACTTATCCCGCTGATTTTATGTTGGTGGCAAGCATGAATCCTTGTCCGTGTGGGTATTATGGAGATCCTCATCACGAATGTACTTGTTCACAAAGAAGTATTGACAATTATTTGAATAAGATAAGCAATCCTCTTTTAGATAGAATAGATATCCATACTGAGGTTATGCCTGTAAATTATTTAGATTTAAATAGTGATAAAAAATCAGATTCTTCAAAGGATATCAAGGAAAGGGTTAATAATGCAAGAAAAATGCAAATCGAGAGATACGATAAAGAAGGAATATTTTCTAATGGTCAACTTTCAGCAAAAAATATTAAAAAATATTGTAAACTCAATGGGAATGCAGAAAAGATAATGAAACAAGCTTTTAATAAATTTAAGTTTAGTGCAAGAAGTTATAACAAAATTTTAAAAGTATCAAGAACTATTGCTGATTTAGATGGTGAAAAAACAATCAATGAAAAACATATACTAGAAGCTATTCAATATAGAAGTTTAGATAAAAAGTATTGGGGGTAAGAGAATGAATGGCTTTACTAATAGAGAGACTCTTATTTGGTTAAACAGTATATTTATTAGCAATGCTACAATCAAGGTGTTATTAGAGTACTTTGACAATATAAAAGATATTTGGGATGTGCCAAGTGTTGAAATTTCAAAAATCAAAGGTATAAAAGAAGAAGTTAAGGAAAAAATTTTATATAATAGAAATCCAGAACAATTAAAAATAATATTAGAAAAAATCGATGAATTAGGAATAAATGCTGTAACTATACTTGATGAAAACTACCCAAATAGGTTAAGATATATTCATAACAGTCCCACAATACTGTATTGTAATGGAACTCTAGTTGAAGAAGATGAATTATCTATTTCTATTGTAGGGTCAAGAAAATCAACTAGTTATGGAAAATGGGCTAGTGAAAAGTTTTCAAAGGAATTAGCAAGTATTGGAGTGACTGTTGTTAGTGGAATGGCAAAAGGAATAGATACTTGTGCCCATAGAGGTGCCTTAGATGAAAATGGTAGAACGATAGCAGTTTTAGGTAGTGGTGTAGATGTCATATATCCTCGCAATAACAAAAAGCTTTATGAAGACATTATAAAGCAAGGAGTTGTTATGTCTGAGTTTCCAATTGGAACCCAACCTTTTGCTACAAATTTCCCCCAAAGGAATCGTATTATTAGTGGAATTTCTTTAGGTGTTATTGTGATAGAAGCTACTGAAAAAAGTGGCTCTTTAATTACAGCTACTCATGCGCTTGAACAGGGCAAGGAAGTATTTGCTCTTCCTGGAAATATAAATAGTATATTTAGTAGGGGGACTAATAGTTTAATAAAAGATGGGGCAAAAATAGTTATGGATATAGAGGACATATTAGAGGAAATTTATGAGTTAAAGGAAAGATTATGTTTATTAAAAAATGAAGAAATAGATTATTCTGATTTAAGTCCTATTGAGATAAAAATTGTAGATACATTAAAAGAAAGACCAATTCATTGTGACAATATAGTTTATTTAACAGGTTTGGATATATCCACTGTTATTAGTACTCTTACCATTTTAGAATTAAAAGGAATAGCTAAAGAGTTACCAGGTAGAGTATATACATTGTCATGATTAGTTATAAATTATTTCGTTGGAGGTGCATATCTTGCAAAAGAATTTAGTAATAGTTGAATCACCTGCAAAAGCAAAAACTATAGGTAAATTTCTAGGTAAAAATTATAAGGTAAAGGCTTCTGTTGGGCATGTGAGGGACTTGCCTAAAAGTAGTTTAGGTATAGATATTGATAATAATTTTGAACCAAAGTACATCACTATAAGAGGTAAGGGTCCAGTAATAAAAGAATTAAAGAGTGAAGCAAAAAAAGCAGATAAGATTTTCCTAGCAACTGACCCTGATAGAGAAGGAGAAGCTATATCTTGGCATTTAGCACATATATTAGAATTAAGTGAAGATGATTTGATTAGAATTGAGTTTAATGAAATAACAAAAGAAGCAGTAGCTAAAGCAATAAAAAAACCTCGCCCAATTAACAAGGATTTAGTGGATGCTCAACAGGGGAGAAGGATTTTAGATAGATTAGTTGGATATAAAATTAGTCCTCTTTTATGGAGGAAGATTAGAAAAGGGTTAAGTGCAGGTAGAGTTCAGTCAGTTACAGTAAAATTAATATGTGATAGAGAAAAAGAGATAGAGAATTTTATTCCTGAAGAGTATTGGAGTATAAAAGGCATATTTAATAGTGGAAATGATGAATTTGAAGCTAATTTTTATGGAGAATTAGATAACAAAAAAGAGATAAAAATTGATTTAAAAACAAAAGAAGAAGTAGATGAGATACTTAATTATTTAAAAGATAAAAAATATAATATACATGAAGTAAAAACAGGAACTAAAAAGAGAAATCCATATCCACCTTATACTACCAGTACATTACAACAAGATGCTTCAAAGAGATTAGGATTTTCAACAAAGAAAACAATGATGATAGCACAGCAATTATATGAAGGAATAGATTTAAAAAAAGAAGGTACAGTAGGGTTAATTACTTATATCAGAACAGACTCAATGCGTATATCAGAAGATGCTATAAAAAGTACAAATGATTTTATTTACAGTAATTATGGGAAAGAGTATTCAACAGGTGGAAGGGTATATAAAAATAAAAAAGGTGGGGAAGTTCAAGATGCTCACGAAGCAATTAGGCCAACATCTATAGTTAGGATACCTGATAATATAAAAGAATCTTTAACTAAAGATCAATATAAATTGTATAAACTCATTTGGGAAAGATTTGTTGCTAGCCAAATGAGCCCAGCTATTTATGAAACTATAACTGTGAAAATATTATCTGGGAAATATCTATTTAGAGCTTCGGGTTCTAAAATGAAATTTGATGGATTTATGAAGCTTTACGATAGTGGAGATAAAAATGAAAATGAACTAAATATTTCTTCGATAAATGAAGGGGCAGAGGTAAAATTAAAAAAATTAGAACCAAATCAACATTTTACACAACCACCTGCTCAATATTCTGAAGCGACACTTATTAAGACTTTAGAAGATTTGGGAATAGGTAGACCTAGTACTTATGCTCCAACTATTAGCACTATACTAAGTAGGGAGTATGTAATATTACAAAACAAATACTTCAAGCCTACAGAATTGGGTATATTGGTTACGGAATTGCTAGAAGAATATTTTAAAGATATAGTTGATAAAGAGTTTACAGCAGCAATGGAAGATAGATTAGATGATGTTGCTGATGGTAAATATTCATGGGTAAAAGTAGTAGATGAATTTTATTCTGATTTTAGTAAGGTTCTAAAAATTGCAGAGGAAGAAATTGAGAAAATAGAAATCAAAGAAGAAGTAACAGATGTTTTATGTGAAAAATGTGGCAGAAACATGGTTGTTAAATATGGAAGATATGGTAAGTTTTTAGCTTGCCCTGGCTATCCAGAATGCAAAAATACAAAGCCTATTTTACAGGAATTAAATGTAAATTGCCCGCTTTGTGGGGGAAAAGTAGTAGAGAGAAAATCAAAAAAAGGAAGACGTTTTTATGGTTGTAGTAATTATCCAAAATGTAATTTTGTATCATGGGATGAGCCAATTGAAGAGAAATGCCCTAAGTGTGGTAATATGTTAGTAAGAAAGGGAACTAGAAATAATATTACAATTAAATGCACA is a window of Anaerosalibacter sp. Marseille-P3206 DNA encoding:
- the rplS gene encoding 50S ribosomal protein L19, translating into MDIIKMIEDEQLKKDIPAFNVGDTIKVHYRVKEGTRERIQIFEGTVIKRQGGGARETFTVRRISYGVGVERTFPLHSPRIEKIEITRKGKVRRSKLYYLRGRQGKAAKVKEKTNY
- the ylqF gene encoding ribosome biogenesis GTPase YlqF produces the protein MNINWYPGHMKKTKEAIKKSLPLIDIIYELLDARIPISSKNPDIDSLVGNKPRIIILNKSDLSNPDNNFKWQKKLSESGTPSILVNSLDNTGINDLIRISNVLMKEKRDKLEKKGIKNKAIRVMIVGIPNVGKSTLINSLSGRKGAKTGNRPGVTKGNQWIKLKGNLELLDTPGILWPKFEDKEIGLNLAFTGAIKDELLDIETLAYRLIEKLVTICPFLLEERYNITISGKSTIEVFEEIGKKRGCILKGGEIDFDKTSNIIIDDFRKGRIGRITLELP
- a CDS encoding ribonuclease HII, coding for MLELEKALWEEGYNYIACIDEVGRGCLAGDVVACAVIMPKEILIEGVNDSKKLTAKKREKLYGKILETAIAVGIGQVDPDTIDKINIKESTRLAMKKAILNLKDKQGNQILPDYLLIDAEEVYIDIPQSSIIKGDEKSHGIACASIVAKVYRDSKCQIWGQEYNGYAIEKNKGYGTKEHREALKEIGPCPIHRLSFLKKII
- a CDS encoding EscU/YscU/HrcU family type III secretion system export apparatus switch protein, with the protein product MKNDKNKKAVALKYNKDDSSPFVVAKGKGYIAEKIIEKGKEEKVHIYEDENIIDNLMQLDLGEEIPPELYDVVAEIIAYVYYLDKKLGDING
- a CDS encoding YraN family protein: MEKGFKGEDIACEYIIENGYQVLERNFRLKTGEIDIIAMKENLLVIIEVKTRTNINYGYPYEAVNKRKQDKIIKTALYYVKLHGLKNIQLRFDIIEIYLGKENKINHYENAFM
- a CDS encoding YifB family Mg chelatase-like AAA ATPase — protein: MYSKVKTCVLQGLSGFIVEVETDISRGLPNFNIVGLPDTAIKESKERVRTAIKNSQYEFPLNRITVNLAPANLKKEGSQIDLSIAIGLLSAMGIIMYEDFSNISFLGELSLDGKINKIEGALPMVISLRELGIRKVVLPYDNRNECGAIDDVEIVPVKDLKELVYYLNGEIEIDFQYKKNKNIFPYKEDYEEDFSDIKGQDGLKRALEVAAAGSHNILIIGPPGSGKTMAARRLPSILPDLTFEESVEITKIYSVAGLLNNDYLVSQRPFRAPHHTASASSLIGGGRIPKPGEVSLAHHGVLFLDELPEFQRKVLEVLRQPLEDGFVTISRVSATLTYPADFMLVASMNPCPCGYYGDPHHECTCSQRSIDNYLNKISNPLLDRIDIHTEVMPVNYLDLNSDKKSDSSKDIKERVNNARKMQIERYDKEGIFSNGQLSAKNIKKYCKLNGNAEKIMKQAFNKFKFSARSYNKILKVSRTIADLDGEKTINEKHILEAIQYRSLDKKYWG
- the dprA gene encoding DNA-processing protein DprA, with amino-acid sequence MNGFTNRETLIWLNSIFISNATIKVLLEYFDNIKDIWDVPSVEISKIKGIKEEVKEKILYNRNPEQLKIILEKIDELGINAVTILDENYPNRLRYIHNSPTILYCNGTLVEEDELSISIVGSRKSTSYGKWASEKFSKELASIGVTVVSGMAKGIDTCAHRGALDENGRTIAVLGSGVDVIYPRNNKKLYEDIIKQGVVMSEFPIGTQPFATNFPQRNRIISGISLGVIVIEATEKSGSLITATHALEQGKEVFALPGNINSIFSRGTNSLIKDGAKIVMDIEDILEEIYELKERLCLLKNEEIDYSDLSPIEIKIVDTLKERPIHCDNIVYLTGLDISTVISTLTILELKGIAKELPGRVYTLS
- the topA gene encoding type I DNA topoisomerase codes for the protein MQKNLVIVESPAKAKTIGKFLGKNYKVKASVGHVRDLPKSSLGIDIDNNFEPKYITIRGKGPVIKELKSEAKKADKIFLATDPDREGEAISWHLAHILELSEDDLIRIEFNEITKEAVAKAIKKPRPINKDLVDAQQGRRILDRLVGYKISPLLWRKIRKGLSAGRVQSVTVKLICDREKEIENFIPEEYWSIKGIFNSGNDEFEANFYGELDNKKEIKIDLKTKEEVDEILNYLKDKKYNIHEVKTGTKKRNPYPPYTTSTLQQDASKRLGFSTKKTMMIAQQLYEGIDLKKEGTVGLITYIRTDSMRISEDAIKSTNDFIYSNYGKEYSTGGRVYKNKKGGEVQDAHEAIRPTSIVRIPDNIKESLTKDQYKLYKLIWERFVASQMSPAIYETITVKILSGKYLFRASGSKMKFDGFMKLYDSGDKNENELNISSINEGAEVKLKKLEPNQHFTQPPAQYSEATLIKTLEDLGIGRPSTYAPTISTILSREYVILQNKYFKPTELGILVTELLEEYFKDIVDKEFTAAMEDRLDDVADGKYSWVKVVDEFYSDFSKVLKIAEEEIEKIEIKEEVTDVLCEKCGRNMVVKYGRYGKFLACPGYPECKNTKPILQELNVNCPLCGGKVVERKSKKGRRFYGCSNYPKCNFVSWDEPIEEKCPKCGNMLVRKGTRNNITIKCTEKTCDYERKEDKTKKQKNK